One genomic region from Rhinoraja longicauda isolate Sanriku21f chromosome 34, sRhiLon1.1, whole genome shotgun sequence encodes:
- the LOC144609374 gene encoding histone H2AX-like, with protein sequence MFGRGKTSGKARAKAKSRSSRAGLQFPVGRVHRHLRKGNYAQRVGAGAPVYLAAVLEYLTAEILELAGNAARDNKKSRIIPRHLQLAVRNDEELNKLLGGVTIAQGGVLPNIQAVLLPKKTGGACK encoded by the coding sequence ATGTTTGGACGAGGAAAAACCAGCGGCAAAGCTCGGGCCAAGGCCAAGTCTCGCTCGTCCCGGGCCGGATTGCAGTTCCCGGTTGGCCGTGTACACAGGCACCTGAGAAAGGGCAACTATGCTCAGCGTGTTGGTGCCGGAGCCCCGGTCTATCTGGCTGCTGTGCTCGAGTATCTGACGGCAGAAATCCTGGAGCTGGCCGGCAATGCGGCCCGGGACAACAAGAAGAGCCGCATCATCCCCAGACATCTGCAGCTGGCTGTCCGCAACGACGAGGAGCTCAACAAGCTGCTGGGAGGGGTGACCATCGCTCAGGGCGGTGTGCTGCCTAATATCCAGGCCGTGCTGTTACCCAAGAAAACTGGCGGAGCGTGCAAGTAA
- the LOC144609427 gene encoding histone H2B 7-like, with protein MKQVHPDTSISSKAMSIMNSFVNDIFERIAGEASRLAHYNKRSTISSREIQTAVRLLLPGELAKHAVSEGTKAVTKYTSSK; from the coding sequence aTGAAGCAAGTTCACCCCGACACCAGCATCTCCTCCAAGGCCATGAGCATCATGAACTCGTTCGTCAACGATATTTTTGAGCGCATCGCAGGCGAGGCTTCCCGCCTGGCCCATTACAACAAGAGATCTACCATCAGCTCCCGAGAGATTCAGACCGCCGTGCGCCTGCTTCTTCCCGGGGAGCTGGCCAAGCACGCCGTGTCGGAAGGGACAAAGGCGGTGACCAAGTACACCAGCTCCAAGTAA